From Triticum aestivum cultivar Chinese Spring unplaced genomic scaffold, IWGSC CS RefSeq v2.1 scaffold157666, whole genome shotgun sequence, one genomic window encodes:
- the LOC123174628 gene encoding uncharacterized protein — protein MEAVELSAVVSCECCGLGEECTGEYIVRVRAYFGGRWLCGLCSESVKYEAGRSKRAAAMGVEEAVRAHMAFCRMLRRGGPAERVAEGMCQMLRRRTACGKCQVAMPSSSSRTTPAPVAPLSIGF, from the coding sequence ATGGAGGCGGTGGAGTTGTCGGCGGTGGTGAGCTGCGAGTGCTGCGGCCTGGGGGAGGAGTGCACCGGCGAGTACATAGTCCGCGTGAGGGCCTACTTCGGGGGCCGGTGGCTGTGCGGGCTGTGCTCCGAGTCCGTCAAGTACGAGGCCGGCCGCAGCAAGCGCGCGGCGGCGATGGGCGTGGAGGAGGCCGTGCGGGCGCACATGGCCTTCTGCCGCATGCTCAGGCGCGGCGGACCCGCGGAGCGCGTCGCCGAGGGCATGTGCCAGATGCTTAGGCGGCGCACCGCGTGCGGAAAGTGCCAGGTGGCCATGCCATCGTCCTCATCGCGGACGACGCCGGCGCCGGTGGCGCCGCTGTCGATCGGTTTCTGA